Proteins co-encoded in one Pogona vitticeps strain Pit_001003342236 chromosome 9, PviZW2.1, whole genome shotgun sequence genomic window:
- the SYCN gene encoding syncollin, with the protein MTSLRSPLFLAILLPLLAAGVWAECPVPTDLKNADGTKVCAKLYTENSPYYNQCCAGDVLLVPPEEDQPYVPSAFNNKVSSLVVAQKCQLVVWSSKGKGGKTRTFKTGSYPRLQEYRRGIFGDWNNAISAYYCKCT; encoded by the coding sequence ATGACTTCTTTGCGCAGCCCCCTCTTCCTCGCCATCCTTCTCCCCCTGCTCGCGGCAGGGGTGTGGGCCGAGTGCCCGGTCCCGACGGACCTCAAGAACGCCGACGGCACCAAGGTCTGTGCCAAGCTCTACACGGAGAACAGCCCCTACTACAACCAGTGCTGCGCAGGCGACGTCCTGCTGGTCCCCCCCGAGGAGGACCAGCCCTACGTGCCCTCGGCGTTCAACAACAAGGTCTCTTCCCTGGTGGTGGCCCAGAAGTGCCAGCTGGTGGTCTGGTCCTCCAAGGGCAAAGGGGGCAAAACCCGCACCTTCAAGACCGGGTCCTACCCTCGTCTCCAAGAATACAGGCGGGGGATCTTCGGCGACTGGAACAATGCCATCTCGGCTTACTACTGCAAGTGCACCTGA